The Chitinophagales bacterium genome has a window encoding:
- a CDS encoding DUF502 domain-containing protein, with translation MRRITGLIVRSFLQGILILSPIAVTAYIIYAVFDSIDTLIPSLPRGLGFLLVIGVVTTIGYLGTRLFIGRMVIDGFDYLLQNTPGIKFIYSSIKDVMDSFMGDKKRFNTPVWVCTNLHPEMWRIGFMTQKDLAFVGMAGKVSVYLPHSYAISGWVIVVDANNIKPVTKMNSAEAMKFAVSGGITSSVEEHKHDLFGKSH, from the coding sequence ATGCGTAGAATTACAGGTTTAATAGTACGGTCTTTTCTGCAGGGCATACTGATACTCAGCCCCATTGCGGTAACGGCTTATATCATTTATGCTGTATTTGATAGTATTGATACACTCATCCCCTCATTGCCGCGCGGGCTGGGCTTCCTGCTGGTTATCGGCGTGGTTACCACCATCGGTTACCTGGGCACACGCCTGTTCATCGGCCGCATGGTTATCGACGGGTTCGACTACCTGTTGCAAAACACCCCCGGCATCAAGTTCATCTACTCGTCTATCAAAGACGTGATGGACTCCTTCATGGGCGATAAAAAACGTTTCAATACCCCCGTTTGGGTGTGTACCAACCTGCACCCCGAAATGTGGCGCATTGGCTTCATGACACAGAAAGACCTTGCATTTGTAGGCATGGCCGGAAAGGTCTCCGTCTACCTGCCGCACTCCTATGCCATATCAGGCTGGGTGATAGTGGTAGATGCCAATAATATAAAGCCCGTCACTAAAATGAACTCAGCCGAGGCCATGAAGTTTGCCGTGAGCGGCGGTATTACCAGTAGTGTAGAAGAACACAAACATGATCTATTCGGGAAAAGCCATTAA
- a CDS encoding DNA cytosine methyltransferase, with protein sequence MIDRKIGIFSFFSGAGFLDLGFEQNGFHTLFVNEFHQPFADIYSGSRNKMNISGPEYGINVKSIENYLASTDLNTLKSNLADARKQHDLIGFIGGPPCPDFSVAGKNKGRSGENGKLSGSYVELINKLNPDFFLFENVKGLYRTKKHRAFFDELKNKLISNNYYLTERLVNSIEYGVAQNRDRIILIGFKRNLLSDLGFVLNGSPIIQNFDWFKHTSYNKDDVFKYNWPGLDPFRPDSITNMPEGIPEELTVQHWFIQNDVSNHNNSEHYFKPRAGLKRFVEIQEGDDLKKSYKRLHRWRYSPTAAYGNNEVHLHPYKARRITVAEALAVQSLPSDFIIPEDISLTNMFKSIGNGVPYLLSSGLAKTILDFLFDNPIKDVKESHAKINSI encoded by the coding sequence ATGATAGACCGTAAAATTGGCATATTTTCATTCTTTTCCGGTGCAGGTTTTTTGGATTTAGGATTTGAGCAGAATGGATTTCACACACTATTTGTAAATGAGTTCCATCAACCATTTGCAGATATATATTCAGGTTCAAGAAATAAAATGAATATTTCAGGACCTGAATATGGGATTAATGTAAAAAGTATTGAAAATTATCTGGCATCAACAGATTTGAATACATTGAAGTCTAATCTCGCCGATGCAAGGAAACAACATGATCTCATTGGCTTTATTGGAGGACCTCCATGTCCTGATTTTTCTGTAGCTGGGAAAAATAAAGGAAGAAGTGGTGAGAATGGCAAATTATCTGGCTCGTATGTAGAGTTAATCAATAAACTCAATCCTGATTTTTTCTTATTTGAAAATGTAAAGGGGCTGTATAGAACAAAGAAACACCGAGCTTTTTTTGATGAATTAAAAAACAAGCTCATTTCCAATAATTACTATTTAACTGAAAGACTAGTCAATTCAATTGAATATGGAGTTGCTCAAAATCGTGACAGGATAATTCTGATAGGATTTAAACGTAATCTTTTAAGTGATTTAGGATTTGTATTGAATGGTTCACCAATAATCCAAAATTTTGATTGGTTTAAGCATACGTCGTATAATAAGGATGATGTTTTTAAATATAATTGGCCCGGTTTAGATCCTTTCCGTCCTGATTCAATAACTAATATGCCTGAGGGTATTCCTGAAGAGTTAACTGTTCAACATTGGTTTATTCAAAATGATGTTTCGAACCATAATAATTCAGAACATTACTTTAAGCCTAGGGCCGGATTAAAACGATTTGTTGAAATTCAGGAAGGAGATGACCTTAAAAAGTCATATAAAAGACTTCACAGATGGCGATATTCACCAACAGCTGCATATGGGAATAATGAAGTCCATCTGCATCCATATAAAGCAAGACGTATTACAGTAGCAGAAGCATTAGCAGTTCAAAGCTTGCCTAGTGATTTTATTATTCCGGAAGACATCTCGTTAACAAATATGTTTAAGTCAATAGGTAATGGTGTTCCATATCTATTAAGTTCTGGCCTCGCAAAAACAATATTGGATTTTCTATTCGATAACCCTATAAAAGACGTAAAAGAAAGCCATGCAAAAATTAACAGCATATAA
- the vsr gene encoding DNA mismatch endonuclease Vsr, which yields MTDIWPENKRKEVMSKIRSKDTKPEMLLRKALFQSGYRYRIHYKQLPGKPDIVFPKKKIAIFVHGCFWHHHKDCREGRIPDTNSKFWKEKLEKNINRDARHVAEIQKMGWKVIVVWECEVEKQLNSTLEKIKDMM from the coding sequence ATGACTGACATATGGCCTGAAAATAAGCGTAAGGAAGTAATGTCAAAGATCAGGTCGAAAGACACAAAACCTGAAATGTTACTTCGTAAAGCTTTATTCCAATCAGGATACAGATACAGGATACATTACAAGCAATTACCCGGTAAACCTGACATTGTTTTTCCCAAAAAAAAGATTGCCATATTCGTACATGGTTGTTTCTGGCACCATCACAAAGATTGCCGCGAAGGCAGGATACCTGATACTAATTCGAAATTCTGGAAAGAAAAGCTGGAAAAAAATATTAATAGAGATGCCCGGCATGTAGCAGAAATACAAAAAATGGGTTGGAAAGTGATTGTGGTTTGGGAATGTGAAGTAGAAAAACAACTTAACTCTACACTGGAAAAGATCAAAGACATGATGTAG
- a CDS encoding DUF1015 domain-containing protein, whose protein sequence is MAKITPFKGLRPIQELAQEVATLPYDVVNVEEARAYKDEPYHFYHVTRSEIDLPADIDVHSQQVYDKAKENLNHLIEEGILVEDREPCYYIYRLVMNGRAQTGLICGSSVEDYNNGIIKKHEFTRPVKENDRINHIKTTRAQTGIVFLAYREQADVNKIIEDWKAAHDADYDFISEDGIGHTVWVVNDKDTVDSITKLFDEKVPATYIADGHHRAASGAKVREALVAEGTADDRSNYFVTCIFPDTQLLIIDYNRVVTDLHGMSNDEFLSALKNDFELSEPMGKEQYKPQALHEFGLYLGGNWYKLTAKEGTYTTDPIGILDVTILQNNVLTKLLDIKDPRTDYRVDFVGGIRGLGELEKRVDSGDMAAAFACYPVSIQQLFDIADSGNVMPPKSTWFEPKTRDGLVVYMI, encoded by the coding sequence ATGGCAAAGATTACCCCTTTTAAAGGATTAAGGCCCATACAGGAACTGGCACAGGAAGTAGCAACACTACCATACGACGTAGTGAATGTAGAAGAAGCAAGGGCTTACAAAGACGAACCATATCACTTTTACCACGTTACCCGCTCCGAGATAGACCTGCCTGCGGATATAGACGTGCATAGCCAGCAGGTGTACGACAAGGCGAAAGAGAACCTCAACCACCTGATTGAAGAAGGTATACTGGTAGAAGACAGGGAGCCTTGCTACTACATTTACCGCCTGGTGATGAACGGCCGCGCGCAAACGGGCCTCATCTGCGGTTCGTCGGTAGAGGATTATAACAATGGTATTATCAAAAAGCACGAGTTCACCCGCCCGGTAAAGGAGAACGACCGTATCAACCATATAAAGACCACACGTGCGCAAACGGGTATCGTATTCCTGGCCTACCGCGAGCAGGCCGATGTGAACAAGATCATCGAAGACTGGAAGGCAGCACACGATGCCGACTACGACTTTATATCAGAAGATGGTATAGGCCACACCGTATGGGTGGTGAACGATAAGGACACCGTAGACAGCATTACCAAACTGTTTGACGAGAAGGTGCCTGCCACCTATATAGCCGACGGGCACCACCGTGCCGCATCGGGCGCTAAAGTGCGCGAGGCACTGGTAGCCGAAGGTACCGCCGACGACAGGAGCAACTATTTTGTTACCTGCATCTTCCCCGATACGCAACTGCTTATTATTGATTACAACCGCGTGGTGACCGACCTGCACGGCATGAGCAACGATGAGTTCCTCTCCGCGCTGAAGAACGACTTTGAACTGTCTGAGCCCATGGGCAAAGAGCAGTATAAGCCGCAGGCACTGCACGAGTTTGGCCTGTACCTGGGCGGCAACTGGTATAAGCTCACCGCCAAAGAGGGCACCTATACCACCGACCCCATAGGCATACTGGACGTGACCATACTGCAGAACAACGTACTCACAAAACTGCTGGACATAAAAGACCCACGCACCGACTACCGTGTAGATTTTGTAGGCGGCATACGCGGACTGGGCGAGCTGGAAAAACGTGTAGACAGCGGCGACATGGCGGCGGCCTTTGCCTGCTACCCCGTAAGCATACAGCAGCTTTTTGACATTGCCGACAGCGGCAACGTAATGCCACCCAAAAGCACCTGGTTTGAGCCCAAAACCCGCGACGGCTTAGTGGTGTATATGATATAA
- the serC gene encoding 3-phosphoserine/phosphohydroxythreonine transaminase: MIYSGKAINLNAGPAALPQLVLQQAAEAVLNYEHTGMSVLSIPHRGVFFNEILEESKALVKELCGLGDDYEVMWMHGGGRLQFAMIPMNFLGEEQTAGYVDSGSWAADAIKHAEYYGKVSVLSSSKKHGYQLLPDWPAEIPADLAYLHITTNNTIYGTQWPGLPNADVPLIADMSSDIFSRLTDYTNCAMFYAVAQKNIGPAGATLVVMRKDMLQRIGRKLPPMLSYAQHAAKNSVLNTPPVFAIYVSLLTLRWIKNKGIATIEEENKIKATLLYDEVERNALFSTTVQHSDRSMMNVCFRAVNEKTGELFNSFCTENGILNIKGHRSVGGFRASLYNAISVEDVKYVVAAMQEFELNNKL, translated from the coding sequence ATGATCTATTCGGGAAAAGCCATTAATCTGAACGCCGGGCCTGCGGCCCTGCCGCAACTCGTACTACAGCAGGCTGCGGAAGCTGTGCTCAACTACGAGCATACGGGCATGTCGGTACTCAGCATACCGCACCGTGGCGTTTTTTTTAATGAGATACTGGAAGAGAGCAAAGCACTGGTAAAAGAGCTCTGCGGCCTGGGCGATGACTACGAAGTAATGTGGATGCACGGCGGCGGGCGACTGCAATTTGCCATGATCCCAATGAACTTCCTCGGCGAGGAGCAAACCGCGGGTTATGTAGACAGTGGCTCATGGGCTGCAGATGCCATAAAGCATGCTGAGTATTACGGAAAAGTGTCCGTGCTCAGCTCGTCAAAAAAGCACGGTTATCAGCTATTGCCCGACTGGCCTGCAGAAATTCCCGCAGACCTTGCCTACCTGCACATCACCACCAACAATACTATTTACGGCACGCAATGGCCCGGGTTGCCCAATGCAGATGTACCACTTATAGCCGATATGAGCAGCGACATCTTCAGCCGTTTGACAGACTATACCAACTGCGCCATGTTCTACGCCGTAGCACAAAAGAATATCGGCCCTGCGGGCGCTACGCTGGTTGTAATGCGCAAGGATATGCTGCAACGCATCGGCCGAAAACTGCCGCCCATGCTCAGCTATGCGCAGCACGCGGCAAAGAACTCGGTGCTCAACACACCACCCGTGTTTGCCATATATGTATCGCTGCTCACACTCAGGTGGATAAAGAACAAAGGCATCGCTACCATAGAAGAAGAGAACAAAATAAAAGCCACCCTTTTGTACGACGAAGTAGAGCGGAATGCTTTATTTAGCACCACCGTACAGCACAGCGACAGGAGCATGATGAACGTATGTTTCCGCGCGGTGAACGAAAAAACGGGCGAACTCTTCAACAGCTTTTGTACAGAGAACGGAATACTTAACATCAAAGGCCACCGCTCTGTGGGCGGGTTCAGGGCCTCGTTATACAACGCCATCAGCGTAGAAGATGTAAAATACGTAGTGGCGGCAATGCAGGAATTTGAATTGAATAATAAACTATAA
- a CDS encoding restriction endonuclease, whose protein sequence is MVTFIKHLDKNNLYHYVSNRNKGQIKILSIDGPEGPIRVKRWNAEKGESEGTAEEVSISTEMIWRIANAFSPLRPINFDRVLGASYNTRSVLEALIVHTPQFYYCYPGRVENIAGKTKIKHGHKHVLWNPDNVHKNGIATPIDTDIVISEIVQQDAIYDSLDIPIELLKGEIDIDIKRRHSQIQIALYFIGKQLGYSTWIARNDRSIEYKDKKISEYEGVIASLNEGTVIRSMSEAVKAAALIDCIWFKNGKLMPAVMEIEHSTGVTSGLSRMQEFYDMVPSIKTRYVIVAPDEEREKVIKEINKEQFKPLNAQYFPYSSVEELYNLCQRRKLKGVTEDFLDCYMESVMMT, encoded by the coding sequence ATTGTTACTTTTATTAAACATTTAGATAAGAATAACCTATATCATTACGTAAGTAATAGAAACAAGGGCCAAATAAAAATATTGTCCATAGATGGTCCTGAAGGCCCAATTAGAGTCAAGCGGTGGAATGCTGAAAAAGGAGAAAGCGAAGGTACTGCGGAAGAGGTCTCTATTTCTACAGAAATGATTTGGAGAATTGCAAATGCATTTAGTCCTTTAAGACCAATAAATTTTGACCGTGTATTAGGGGCTAGTTATAATACAAGATCTGTACTCGAAGCTTTAATTGTACACACACCACAATTTTACTATTGTTATCCAGGGCGTGTTGAAAACATAGCAGGTAAAACAAAAATAAAACATGGTCACAAACATGTTTTATGGAATCCTGACAATGTACATAAAAATGGGATTGCTACACCAATTGATACCGATATTGTAATCTCAGAAATTGTTCAACAAGATGCGATTTATGACTCGTTAGATATTCCAATTGAATTACTGAAAGGTGAAATAGATATTGACATAAAAAGAAGACATTCACAAATTCAGATCGCACTGTATTTTATTGGTAAACAGTTGGGTTACAGTACATGGATAGCCAGAAATGATAGGAGCATAGAGTATAAAGACAAAAAAATAAGTGAGTATGAAGGTGTTATTGCTTCTTTGAATGAGGGAACTGTAATACGGTCTATGTCAGAAGCTGTAAAAGCCGCTGCATTGATAGATTGCATTTGGTTCAAAAATGGTAAGTTAATGCCTGCGGTTATGGAAATAGAACATTCTACAGGCGTTACATCTGGGTTGTCTAGAATGCAGGAGTTTTATGATATGGTACCTTCGATTAAAACTCGCTACGTGATTGTTGCTCCGGACGAAGAGCGGGAAAAAGTAATTAAAGAAATAAACAAAGAGCAATTTAAACCCTTAAATGCCCAGTATTTTCCATACTCCTCAGTGGAAGAATTATATAATCTTTGTCAACGAAGGAAGCTAAAAGGAGTTACAGAGGATTTTTTAGATTGTTACATGGAAAGTGTAATGATGACTTAA